The genomic segment TCGGGCCCCATGCTGGCGCCGCGATCGCTGGCGCCAATATCACTGGGAACCCCGATCAGAGAAATTTTCCGGTTCTTCTGTAATGTCATTTTGGGGATGCCTTTTCGTAACGTGTATTTCTCGAAAACGTCCTGAAAACATTTGCCTTGTTCTTCCTAAGTTTTACACGGAATCCGAAAAATGAAATTTCTATTTTTGGAAAAGGTCAAAATATTATTCGGATTGTAACCGAAATGTGATATATTGTTTTAAAAAGATTATTCGTTATTTTTTTTAATGAGTTACATAACATAATAAAGAACCTACGGAGTCCAAGAATGGCGAAAAAGAAGTCTCTTGATAAGATTGATTTGAAGATTCTTTCGATTTTACAGAATGATGCGCGTATCACCAATCATGATCTGTCCCAGAAGGTAGGGCTATCTCCGAGTTCCTGCCTGCAACGGGTGCGAAAGCTTGAAGAGGAAGGGTATATTGAAGGATATATGGCAAACATCAATCTGGATATGATCTGCCGGACCGTGACAGTCCTGGTCACTGTTAGCCTTCATGAACATACCAATGACAATTTCAAGGCCTTTGAGGAAGCCATCGAAAAATTCCCGGAAATAGTGGAATGCTACACGGTGAGCGGCAATTTTGATTATTTCCTGCGGATTGTCTGTCCTGACATGAACAGCTATCTCAAGCTCAATGATGATCTGATCAGCAATATGGAAGGTGTGGCTAATATATCGAGCCATGTGGCGCTTGCCCATACCAAACCGTTTCGTGGTTATGCACTTGATCGGCTTGTCGAATAAGGCGGTAAAAATATTCCCCTTTTTATTGCTGCTCACAGCTGTGAACCTGGTTTGCAGGCAGATATTTAACCTGAGTTAAACCTGCATACTGTTCCGGTGGAAAGGCTTTTTGCCCAACCTGTCATTTTGCCGGATTTAGCGATGCTAACCCTTGCGGAACATCCCCGCCGGTGCTAGGTTCCGCTCATCTTATGTCATCACAACAAAGTCAGGAACAAGATGTCTGTTGATAAGGATACTGTCGCGAAAATCGCGAACCTTGCCCGGATTACTGTGCCCGAGGACAAGCTGGAGCCGTTGGCCGGGGAACTCAATAATATTCTTGATTGGGTAGAAATGCTGTCCGAAGTGGATACGGACGGGGTGGATCCCATGACCAGCGTGGTTGAAGCCAGTCTACCCATGCGGGAAGACAAGGTCACCGACGGTGGTTATCGAGAGGATATCCTGGCCAATGCACCGGCGGCTGAACATGGCTTTTTTGCCGTTCCCAAGGTCATCGAATAGGAGGGGATCATGACAGAACTGACAAAACTGACCCTCGCCGAAGCCCGCGACGGACTGAAAGCCGGCGACTTCACTTCCCGCGAGATTACCGAACAGCATCTGGAAGCAATTGAAGATGCCAGTGAATTGAACGCCTATATTGTCACAACTGCCGAACAGGCGCTGGACATGGCGGAGCGGGCTGATGCCATGATCCGTGCGGGCGAGGCCAAGGCCATGACCGGTTTGCCCGTGGGCATCAAGGATCTGTTTTGTACCAAGGGGGTGCACAGCTGCGCGGCGAGTCATATTCTTGACGGTTTCAAGCCGCTCTATGAATCCACCGTGACCGCCCAGATGTGGCAGGACGGGGCCGTGATGCTTGGCAAATTGAACATGGATGAGTTCGCCATGGGCTCCTCCAATGAAACCAGCTATTACGGTCCGGCCATTAACCCTTGGCGGGCGGAAGGTTCCGACAAGAAACTTGTGCCGGGGGGATCTTCTGGCGGGTCGACGGCGGCTGTTGCCGCGGATATTGCGCTGGCGGCCACCGGCACGGATACTGGCGGCTCTATCCGGCAACCGGCATCCTTTACCGGCCTTGTGGGCCTGAAACCCACCTATGGGCGCTGCTCTCGCTGGGGCATTATCGCCTTTGCCTCTTCGCTGGATCAGGCGGGGCCGATCACCAAGACGGTGCGGGATGCGGCGATCATGCTGGAAAGCATGGCAGGGCATGACCCTAAGGATTCAACTTCGATCAATGTGCCGGTTCCCCATTACGAAGCGGCTCTGACCGGGGACATTCGTGGTCTGAAAGTGGGTATTCCCAAGGAATACCGGGTGGACGGCATGCCGGCGGAAATTGAAAAACTGTGGCAGCAGGGGATCGGCTGGCTGAAAGATGCGGGGGCCGAAATTGTGGATATCAGCCTGCCGCATACCAAATATGCCCTGCCCACCTATTATATTGTGGCGCCGGCGGAGGCTTCATCCAACCTGGCGCGTTATGATGGGGTAAAATATGGGCTCAGGGTTTCTGGCGACAGTCTGGCGGAAATGTACAGCAATACCCGTGCCGCAGGGTTTGGCGACGAAGTCAAGCGTCGGGTTCTGATCGGCACCTATGTACTGTCCGCCGGCTATTACGACGCCTATTACCTGAAGGCGCAAAAGGTGCGCAGCCTGATTGCCCGGGATTTCTCAAAAGCCTATGAGCAGGTGGATGTGATCCTCACCCCCACAGCGCCGAGTGCGGCCTTTGCTCTTGGCGAAAAGTCCGACGATCCTCTGGCCATGTATCTCAATGACGTCTTTACCGTGCCGGCAAGCCTGGCCGGTCTTCCGGGAATCTCTGTCCCGGCGGGATTGAGCGCGGAGAAACTACCGCTGGGGCTGCAACTCTTAGGCAAACCCTTTGATGAAGAAACAGTGCTGCGGACGGCAGACGTTCTGGAGCAGGCGGCCGGCTTTACTGCCAAACCGCAAAACTGGTGGTCACGCAACGGGGGAGAGAAATAATGGTGAAGATTATTCAGGGCGCCACGGGGGATTGGGAAATTATCATCGGGCTTGAAGTTCATGCCCAGGTGATTTCCGAAGCCAAGCTGTTTTCCGGTTCCTCCACGGCGTTTGGGGCAGAGCCCAACACGCAGGTCAGTTTTGTGGATGCGGCTATGCCTGGCATGTTACCCGTGATCAACAAGGAATGTGTGCGGCAGGCAATCCGGACGGGTCTTGCGCTTCAGGCCAAGATCAATACCTATTCCGTTTTTGACCGCAAAAACTATTTTTATGCCGATCTGCCCCAAGGGTATCAGATTTCCCAGTATAAACACCCCATTGTGGGAGAAGGGGAAATCCACCTGGATCTGGAAAATGGGGAAACCCGGGTAGTGGGGATCGAACGGATTCACCTGGAACAGGATGCCGGCAAGTCCATGCATGATCAGCATCCAGAAATGACCTATGTGGATCTCAACCGCTCCGGCGTGGCACTGATGGAAATTGTCTCCAAACCGGATATGCGCTCTTCTGAGGAAGCCGGGGCTTACCTGAGAAAACTTAGAACCATTTTGCGTTATATCGGTACCTGTGATGGCAATATGGAGCAGGGCAGCATGCGCGCTGACGTCAATGTGTCCGTGCGCCGGCCGGGTGAACCGCTGGGAACACGTTGCGAAATCAAAAATGTTAACAGCGTGCGGTTTGTGATGCAGGCCATTGAATATGAAGCCAACCGCCAGGTCGCCATTCTGGAAGACGGCGGGGTAATAGAGCAGGAAACCCGGCTGTTTGATCCAAATACGGGCAAGACCCGTTCCATGCGGTCCAAGGAAGAGGCCCACGACTATCGCTATTTCCCTGATCCGGACCTGCTGCCTCTGGAGTTTACCGAGGAGTTTGTGCGCGAGATTGCCGCAGATTTGCCGGAATTGCCGGATGCGAAAAAGGCCCGGTTCATCGAGGACTTGAAAATCCCTGCCTATAATGCCGGGGTGCTGGTGGCAGAAAAAGAAAATGCCGCTTATTTTGAACAGGTTCTGGATGCTCTGGAAAAAATGACCGGCAAGGATAAACATGAATTTGCCACCCAGGTGTCCAACTGGGTGACCGGTGACTTGTTTGGGGCGTTAAACAAGTTGGGATGTACCATTACCGACAGTCCGATCCCGCCAGAACATGGCGCGGAGCTGCTGAAACTGCAGATGGATGGCACAATTTCTGGACGCATCGCCAAAGACGTGTTTGAAATTATGCTCACCTCCGACCAGTCTCCGGAACAGATTGTGGAGGAAAAGGGCCTGAAACAGGTGTCAGATACCGGCACCATCGAGGCTTTCATCGACGAGGTGATGGCGGCCAATGCCGATAAGGTCGAAGAATATCGTGCCGGGAAGGAAAAACTGCTCGGCTTCTTTGTCGGACAAGTCATGAAAAAGACTCAAGGCAAAGCCAATCCGCAACTGGTGAACCAGTTGTTGTTGCAAAAACTCAAGGGCTGAGCACGTCGTTTTCGAAAATCGAATTTACAAAGCAGTATTAACAGCAAACAAAGCGGGGCGCGAGAGCTGCCCCGTTTTTTTGTGAAAGTTTTGCAGGACGTTCTTTTTTCTTAAAATTGCCATATTAACCATAATACTGTAGCCTGTTGTTTGTATGGCAACATACTTTTTATTTCTTTCACGAGAGTAGGGGACGGAATGATGATGGAATTTAGGAAAAACCTTCTGATGGCAGCTTTTGCCGGGACGGCTCTTTTCGGCCTTGCGGCTTGCGGGGATGACAATGGCTCCACCACAACCGCAACGGAGAAGGAAGCGGAAGCCACCAGTGAAACATCTTCCATGACGGATGAAGCCGAAAAAGCGGCTGAAGATGTTATGGAAGAGGCAGGCAAAGCTATGGAAGACGCTGCTGAGTCCGCAGAGGAAACAGCAGAAGAAGTGATGGATGAGGCCGAAAAGGCCGCTGAAGAAGCCAAAGAAAAAATGGACGAAAAAATGAAGGAAAATATGCCCAAATAATCCGGTCTTTTTCGGATTTTTGGTTAACGTTCTTCACCAAAATCGTTAATTTTTAGAAACGGGCTTCCGTGGGGGTCCGTTTTTATTTTGAAAAATTTATGTAAAACAATGTGTTGTGGGGTTTGTTTTATAGTTAACCAAATTTTTAATTTTTGCAGAGATGCTCAATTTCATAAGGCCGAAAAAAGCCTGTTTAAAAATAAAATCATGTGAACACCAAAAAATAGGGTTTTGATGGAGAAGAAAAATGGGTCGGTTGGATGATAGTTATCTTACAACAAGGTTTCAGGAAGCGGACCGGGGCGCGCCAGAGGCGCTTTATGATCTGGGACTGCTGTATTCCGTCGGGCAAGGGGTTGAACAGAATAATGTCGAAGCCCATAAATGGTTCAACCTGGCGGCCATTCGCGGCATGAAAAGTGCTCAGATTGATCGGGCCGAAGTGGCGGAATATATGTCACCGCAGGAAATCGCCGAAGCGCAGAAAAAAGCCCGCGAGTGGCTGGCGACTCATTAATGCGGATCTTGAGATTTTTAATCCGGCACCACAAACAAATTATCCGATCCGAAACCTTTCCTGTTATGACAGAAAAGGTTTTTTAGGGGGCTGAGCGAACATTTTCCCGAGATAAAAAGTTTTCCGAATTTCCCCTTGACCGCATGGGGCTTCCTCTATAAACAAGGCGGCGGAGAGGTGGCCGAGTGGCTTAAGGCGCTCGCCTGCTAAGCGAGTTGGGGTTAACGCCCCTCGCGGGTTCGAATCCCGTCCTCTCCGCCATTTCCTTCCTTATGTTATTTTTCTTTTTTGGGCTATTTTTTACGCGTTATACGCAGCAGACAATCAAACTCCTCTCTCATATTTCTAGGCGTTATAGAACGCAGATACACAATTTTGTGAAGTGGTTTGACCGGGGCGGCTGTTGTGTGGTTTGTCCGCTGTGTGGTATTTATGGCAGGGCATAAGGATGCACCAACATCAATATAACGAGGAATGACAATGAGCACACCAATGAAAACAGCCGGTCTGGCTATGGCGGTTGCCGCTGCCGGATTCTTCGCCGCCGCGCCTGCTACGGTTACGGCCGGGGAAAAGGGGAATGTCAAATGTTATGGCGTTAACGCGTGCAAAGGGCATAATGACTGCAAAGGCGCCAATAATGCCTGTGCCGGACACGGGTCCTGCAAAGGGCAGGGTTTTGTGCTAATGTCCGAAGACGCCTGTAAGAAAGTTGGCGGAGAAGTCAAAAAATAAATTCTGCCGGGGGAGCCCCCAAAGGCTAGAGTGAATTGTGTATAGGTTGGCTCAATTCACTCTAGGGAATAGCGGCATCCCGGCGGGACGTCGCTATTCTTTTTGGCCGCTTTCTTTGATATAGGGGAGCAGATGACGCAGAAACCTTTTCTTGGTTATGGTCTGGGGCTGAGACCGGATCATTTCGAGGCCATTCTTAACGATACACCTTCTTCTGACCGTCCGTCCGTTGACTGGTTTGAAATCATTTCGGAAAATTTTATGGTGCCCGGCGGCAAACCACGTCATTATCTGGAGCGCATCCGGGAGCGGTATCCCCTGGTCATGCATGGGGTATCCCTGTCTATTGGCTCCACCGACCCCCTGAATATGGAGTATCTGGAGGATCTGAAAGATCTGGCAAGGACGGTGAACCCGCAATGGATTTCGGATCATTTATGTTGGACGGGGCAGGATGGGCTCAATCTGCATGATCTGATGCCGTTGCCCTATACAGAAGAAAGCCTGAACCATGTGGTCAGGCGAATACGCCAGGTGCAGGATTACCTGGAACAGCATATCCTTATCGAGAATGTATCCAGCTATCTCACTTACAATCAGTCCGACATGACAGAATGGGCGTTTTTGCGCGAAATTGCCGAACAGGCGAATTGTTATATCCTGCTGGACATTAACAATATTTATGTCAGCGCCTTTAATCATGACTTCGATCCGGAAGACTATCTGAAAGCCATGCCGAAAGAACGTGTTTATCAGTTCCATCTCGCGGGCCATGAACATAACGGCGATTATATTGTAGATACCCATGACCACCCGGTCGCTGCAGAGGTCTGGGCCTTATACCGGCGGGCGCTGGAACATTTCGGGCCGGTATCCACCATGATCGAACGGGATGACCATATCCCCCCCTATGAAGACCTGCTGGCAGAATTGACCCAGGCCCGTCGCATTGCACAAGAAGTGGTCGGATCACAAAAGGGTATGAGGCAGGAGGCGACGTCATGACGTCATTGAGCCGGCTTCAAGCGTTGTTCAGACAAGCGGTCACGGCAGAGGCCGGGGAGGCGGCTCATGAGTTTCTGGGAGAAGTTGCCCCTGACGGTCGGATCGGGCCGGAAAAGCGGCTTCATATTTATGCCCACGCTTATCAGGCGCGGCTTCGGGAAACCTTGCAAAAGGATTATCCTGTGCTGCAGAGCATGTTGGGAGAGGCGGCATTCGGGACATTGTGCGATGCCTATGCCCGGGCCCACCCCTCCCGGCATCCTTCCCTGCGGTTTTACGGACAGCATCTTTCCGCCTTTTTGCGAAAGGAGCCCCCTTATAGAAATTTGCCGGCCCTTGCCGAAATGGCGGCGTTTGAATGGGGATTTGTAAACGTTTTCGATGCCCCTGACGCATCGGCTGTTTGCGTGGAAGATGTCGCCCGTATTCCGCCGCCGGCGTGGACGACCCTGCGCCTTGGGTTTCATCCCTCCTTATCCCTTCAGCAGACAAAATGGAATGTAACGGCCATATGGTCTTCGGTTAGCCGTGAGGAGCAACCTGTTCTGCCCCAGGAACTGGCGGCACCGGTTATTGTCATACAGTGGCGACGTGATCTGGTCAGTTATTTCCGTACGCTGGATCCGGATGAGGCGGAGGTGCTGCCTCTGGCGCTTCGTCAGGAAAGTTTTCCCGTCCTGTGTGAACAGCTGTTCCGTGAACAGGGGGAACAAGCCCCGTTAAGGGCGGCTGAACTTCTCAAACGCTGGGTTTCAGAAGGGCTTGTCGTGGCGCTGGATTATGCCGACGTCGCGACACCTCACTAAAAGCTCACAAGAGTTCACCAAAAATGTGATGAGCTGTGATTTTCCTTTTTCAAGGTGTGGTGGAACTATAGGTCCCGCAAATGGCAACAACTTTGAAGAGGATACACAATGTCAAAGCTCAAAGAAAAAACCACATCTGCACTTCTGATCTCCGCCATGGCGACGGCAGTCAGCCTCACGGCGGCACCGGGCGGGGCTCTGGCTGGCGATAAAGCGGTCGAGAAATGTTACGGTGTGGCTAAAGCAGGGAAAAACGACTGCGCTACTGCCACAAGCTCCTGTGCCGGGACGTCCAAGGTAGATGGACAGAAAGACGCCTGGATTTATGTTCCCGAAGGCACATGCAGCAAGCTGGTCGGGGGCAGCACGTCCCCCAAAAAATAATCTCCCGGTCCGCAATGATGGTATCCGATCCTATGACGGGCCCGATGCAGTGGGCACAAGAGACAATTCCGGCATCGGCCGGAATTGGCCTCAAGGCCCAGCATTATCAGGACATTCTTGCAGAAAAACCCGCCATTGGCTGGGTGGAAGTTCATACGGAAAATTATATGGGTGAGGGGGGCGCCGCCCATTATTACCTGGGTAAGATCCGGGAAGATTATCCCTTGTCGCTGCATGGCGTGGGGTTGTCCCTGGGATCAGCCGATGGGCTGGATCAGGACCATCTGGACCGGATCAAGCAGGTGATGGACCGATATGATCCGGGGCTGATTTCGGAACATGTTTCCTTCAGCACCATCAATGGGCAGTATTTCAACGATCTTCTTCCCCTGCCTTATACGGAAGAGGCGCTGAAAATTTTATGTGAAAACATAATGCGATGCCAGGACCATCTGGGGCGCAGACTCCTGGTGGAAAACCCATCTACCTATCTGGAATACAACGAAAGCCATATCCCCGAATATGAGTTTCTCAATGAAACCGTTGCTCGCACCGGTTGTGGCCTGTTGCTGGACATTAACAATATTTACGTGAGTTGCAGCAATCACGGCCGGGAATGTCACGAGTATCTGCGCCAGATCCGTCCGGAGGCGGTGGCGGAATATCATTTGGCGGGCCATACGGAAAAGGTCTGGCGCAACCGGGTCTTGCGCATAGATGATCATGGGGCCAATGTCTCGCGGGAGGTGTGGGAGCTGTATGAAAAGACACTGGAGTTGATGGGCCCCCGACCCACCTTGATCGAATGGGATACCAATGTGCCCTCTCTGCTCACACTCTTGCAGGAAGCAGAGCGGGCCGAACACTTCCTGGGGGCGGCAAAACACTCTCCGGGGCCTGCCCCTCTCGGGAGGCTGAAATGAAACTTGGCCGGCTTCAGATTGCGTTCCGGCAGGCGCTTCTGAGTGGTGACCCTGCGGCCTTGGCCCGATATGTCAAAGGGGCCAAAGCCGAAGCCGGGGAAAGGGTGCAAATTCATCAAAATAATGTCCTTCTCTCCCTCAAAGCAGCGCTGGCGGACAATTTTCCTGTGGTGCACAAGCTGGTTGGGGATGATTTTTTTCAGGCGTTGAGTGGGGAATATATTCGCAAATTTCCCCCGCAGTCCCCGGTTCTTGCGGAATATGGCGCCAATTTTCCGACATTTCTGACAACCTTCCGGGGGGCGAAGGATCACCCTTATCTTGCAGATATGGCCCGGTTTGAACGGGGTATCATCCGTGCTGCCCGAGCCCGGGATGCAATTCCGCTGGATCCGGCGGGGATAGAAGGGGAGGGGTTTGCGCATCTTGAGGAAATGGTGTTGCACTTTCTGCCTTCTGTAGAGCTGTTTGAAAGTCCTTATCCCATTCTTGAGATCTGGCGCAGCAACCAGCCGGACTATGCAGGAAATGACCGGATATCACTGGATCAAGGGGGGAGCCGTCTGGCGGTCTATCGGCCGCATCTGGAGGTGCTTTTTTTGCGTTTAGAGGCGGCGAATTTTGACTTTATCCGCTTGTTGAAAAAACCGAAACCGCTTGGGCAGGCGGTGCGGGATATCCTGGCGGATTACCCGGATTTTGACCTTCAGGGTGCGCTCGCATTGATTTTGGGCGCTCGGCTTGTCGAAGCCTATTCTTATTAGAAGCCTGTTCTTATGAAAAGGGAAAGAGCAATGATACATAAGCTGGACAAAACGATTCACTATGGGAAAAAAACCATTCAGATGGCGGGGTGTATCCCGGAAAGTATGATCTTACTGTTGGCCCGTCTGGGCATGGGAGGGATCTTCTGGCGGTCAGGCATGACCAAGATCACCCTTGAACAGGATGCGGCAAATTTCACGCTGGACCAGTTCCTTCAGGTCATCACCCTGAAATGGCAGGTTTCCGACTTCACCTATGTATTGTTCGAAGGTGATTATGATGTGCCGGTTCTGCCACCGGAGCTGGCGGCGCATATGGCGTTGCTGGCTGAATTGACTTTGCCGGTATTATTGCTGATTGGTCTGGCCAGCCGGCTGTCGGCCTTGGCGATGTTGGGTATGACCGCAGTGATTCAGACGTTTGTCTATCCCGGGTTATGGCCGGATCATTCCTTGTGGGCCGCGGCGCTGTTATTGCTGATTGCCAAAGGTAGCGGCAAGATTTCGGTCGATCATCTGATTGCCCGGAAATTGAAATAATAACTGCGCTGTTATGATTTTAGGCAAAGGCGGCGACTTAGAGTGAATTGTGAAGAGGTTGATTTTAGCCCGTCGTCTCCCGCGCCTTTCGGGCGGCAAGAGAAGTACTGTCCAGGGCTTTTAGAATCGCCTGAAGGGGAAGGGTCACACAAGTATGGCGGTTCTTATGGGGCGCTACGGGCGCAAACATCGAAAAGTCCTGCCATTTTTCTGCAGGCCATGAAACACTGTCCAGTGTGTTTTCTTCCAGACCCGCCATCAGTATGGCGCAGACCTCGCGAAGCCGAGCTGAGGGCTCTCCTGCCAAATGTTGTCCTAACAGGGAAGCACTGGCCTGACATAACACGCAGGCCCGGGTTTCATGACGAAAATCATGAATAATATCCTGTTCGGCGTTGAGATAAACTGTAATGCGGTCACCGCACAGGGGGTTGTGCAGGGTGTAATGCAGGATAGCATTCTCCAGCGCCCCATGGCCGACCGCCAGCGCCGCCTGTTTCAGGATTGATTTTTGATATAACGCGTCGATCATTTTTTCTCAGTAAATCAATCCGCCGATCATGTCCAGTCTTTACTCTCACAGCTTTTTCTGGCGCCTTGATGGCGCTGGCGTGCCTGATTTTAGGCTTTGGCATCCCCTGAGATGATAACTGGTGAGGACTGGAGGCGATTTTTGTGGTTTTTTTCCGGTTTTTCTTGATCTTTCACTGTGTGTCTCAGTATGTATTGGCAGGTTTGTTTTCGCCGCATGTGAAATCGGCATGATAATTAATGGAAGGCTTTAGTAAACAATGGTAAAAACAATCTCCCAAGGGATGGTCAGAAATTTCATGGGCCATTCACCCGAGTGGTACAAACTGACCATTATCGGGTTTCTTATTTTGAACCCTATGCTGTATATTGCACTGGGCCCGGAGACTGGCTCTTATATTGTCGGCTGGATCCTGGTTCTGGAATTTATTTTCACGCTGGCCATGGCGCTGAAATGTTATCCCCTGATTCCGGGCGGGTTATTGGCGCTCGAAGCGTTGTTTATGGGCCTGACCAGCCCTACCAGCGTTTATCATGAAATTGAGCATGGTCTTGAGGTGATCCTGCTGCTGGTCTTTATGGTGGCAGGCATTTATTTCATGCAGGGCCTGTTGCTGTTTACCTTTACCAAGGTGCTGCTCAAAGTCCGCTCAAAGGTGCTTTTGTCGTTCCTGTTTTCGTTTATGGCGGCGGTACTTTCCGCCTTTCTGGATGCGCTGACGGTGACCGCCGTGGTGATCACGGTTGCGGTCGGATTTTATTCCATTTACCACAAGGTGGCCTCCGGAAAGACCTTTCATCATGAACATGATCATTCTTCTGATCACAGCGTTCAGGAACTGCACCGCAGCGACCTGGAACAGTTCCGGGCCTTTTTGCGCAGCCTGATGATGCATGCCGCTGTGGGGACGGCACTCGGCGGGGTGTGTACGATAGTGGGTGAACCGCAAAACCTGATCATTGGCAGTGTCGCCGGATGGAGTTTTGTGGAATTCTTTATCCGCATGGCGCCTGTGAGCCTGCCGGTTCTGGTGTCCGGGCTTATAACCTGTATGGTGCTGGAAAAAATTAAGATCTTCGGTTATGGCACCGAACTTCCTGTCGCGGTCCGCAATATTCTGGAAGAATTTGATGCAGAACAGTCCAGCAAACGTACCCTGAACGAAAAAGCGTCCCTTATCGCCCAGGCGGTTGTGGCC from the Luteithermobacter gelatinilyticus genome contains:
- a CDS encoding Lrp/AsnC family transcriptional regulator; the protein is MAKKKSLDKIDLKILSILQNDARITNHDLSQKVGLSPSSCLQRVRKLEEEGYIEGYMANINLDMICRTVTVLVTVSLHEHTNDNFKAFEEAIEKFPEIVECYTVSGNFDYFLRIVCPDMNSYLKLNDDLISNMEGVANISSHVALAHTKPFRGYALDRLVE
- the gatC gene encoding Asp-tRNA(Asn)/Glu-tRNA(Gln) amidotransferase subunit GatC; the protein is MSVDKDTVAKIANLARITVPEDKLEPLAGELNNILDWVEMLSEVDTDGVDPMTSVVEASLPMREDKVTDGGYREDILANAPAAEHGFFAVPKVIE
- the gatA gene encoding Asp-tRNA(Asn)/Glu-tRNA(Gln) amidotransferase subunit GatA, giving the protein MTELTKLTLAEARDGLKAGDFTSREITEQHLEAIEDASELNAYIVTTAEQALDMAERADAMIRAGEAKAMTGLPVGIKDLFCTKGVHSCAASHILDGFKPLYESTVTAQMWQDGAVMLGKLNMDEFAMGSSNETSYYGPAINPWRAEGSDKKLVPGGSSGGSTAAVAADIALAATGTDTGGSIRQPASFTGLVGLKPTYGRCSRWGIIAFASSLDQAGPITKTVRDAAIMLESMAGHDPKDSTSINVPVPHYEAALTGDIRGLKVGIPKEYRVDGMPAEIEKLWQQGIGWLKDAGAEIVDISLPHTKYALPTYYIVAPAEASSNLARYDGVKYGLRVSGDSLAEMYSNTRAAGFGDEVKRRVLIGTYVLSAGYYDAYYLKAQKVRSLIARDFSKAYEQVDVILTPTAPSAAFALGEKSDDPLAMYLNDVFTVPASLAGLPGISVPAGLSAEKLPLGLQLLGKPFDEETVLRTADVLEQAAGFTAKPQNWWSRNGGEK
- the gatB gene encoding Asp-tRNA(Asn)/Glu-tRNA(Gln) amidotransferase subunit GatB is translated as MVKIIQGATGDWEIIIGLEVHAQVISEAKLFSGSSTAFGAEPNTQVSFVDAAMPGMLPVINKECVRQAIRTGLALQAKINTYSVFDRKNYFYADLPQGYQISQYKHPIVGEGEIHLDLENGETRVVGIERIHLEQDAGKSMHDQHPEMTYVDLNRSGVALMEIVSKPDMRSSEEAGAYLRKLRTILRYIGTCDGNMEQGSMRADVNVSVRRPGEPLGTRCEIKNVNSVRFVMQAIEYEANRQVAILEDGGVIEQETRLFDPNTGKTRSMRSKEEAHDYRYFPDPDLLPLEFTEEFVREIAADLPELPDAKKARFIEDLKIPAYNAGVLVAEKENAAYFEQVLDALEKMTGKDKHEFATQVSNWVTGDLFGALNKLGCTITDSPIPPEHGAELLKLQMDGTISGRIAKDVFEIMLTSDQSPEQIVEEKGLKQVSDTGTIEAFIDEVMAANADKVEEYRAGKEKLLGFFVGQVMKKTQGKANPQLVNQLLLQKLKG
- a CDS encoding SEL1-like repeat protein encodes the protein MGRLDDSYLTTRFQEADRGAPEALYDLGLLYSVGQGVEQNNVEAHKWFNLAAIRGMKSAQIDRAEVAEYMSPQEIAEAQKKAREWLATH
- a CDS encoding DUF692 domain-containing protein, producing MTQKPFLGYGLGLRPDHFEAILNDTPSSDRPSVDWFEIISENFMVPGGKPRHYLERIRERYPLVMHGVSLSIGSTDPLNMEYLEDLKDLARTVNPQWISDHLCWTGQDGLNLHDLMPLPYTEESLNHVVRRIRQVQDYLEQHILIENVSSYLTYNQSDMTEWAFLREIAEQANCYILLDINNIYVSAFNHDFDPEDYLKAMPKERVYQFHLAGHEHNGDYIVDTHDHPVAAEVWALYRRALEHFGPVSTMIERDDHIPPYEDLLAELTQARRIAQEVVGSQKGMRQEATS
- a CDS encoding DNA-binding domain-containing protein; its protein translation is MTSLSRLQALFRQAVTAEAGEAAHEFLGEVAPDGRIGPEKRLHIYAHAYQARLRETLQKDYPVLQSMLGEAAFGTLCDAYARAHPSRHPSLRFYGQHLSAFLRKEPPYRNLPALAEMAAFEWGFVNVFDAPDASAVCVEDVARIPPPAWTTLRLGFHPSLSLQQTKWNVTAIWSSVSREEQPVLPQELAAPVIVIQWRRDLVSYFRTLDPDEAEVLPLALRQESFPVLCEQLFREQGEQAPLRAAELLKRWVSEGLVVALDYADVATPH
- a CDS encoding DUF2282 domain-containing protein, whose amino-acid sequence is MSKLKEKTTSALLISAMATAVSLTAAPGGALAGDKAVEKCYGVAKAGKNDCATATSSCAGTSKVDGQKDAWIYVPEGTCSKLVGGSTSPKK
- a CDS encoding DUF692 domain-containing protein — encoded protein: MQWAQETIPASAGIGLKAQHYQDILAEKPAIGWVEVHTENYMGEGGAAHYYLGKIREDYPLSLHGVGLSLGSADGLDQDHLDRIKQVMDRYDPGLISEHVSFSTINGQYFNDLLPLPYTEEALKILCENIMRCQDHLGRRLLVENPSTYLEYNESHIPEYEFLNETVARTGCGLLLDINNIYVSCSNHGRECHEYLRQIRPEAVAEYHLAGHTEKVWRNRVLRIDDHGANVSREVWELYEKTLELMGPRPTLIEWDTNVPSLLTLLQEAERAEHFLGAAKHSPGPAPLGRLK
- a CDS encoding DNA-binding domain-containing protein, yielding MKLGRLQIAFRQALLSGDPAALARYVKGAKAEAGERVQIHQNNVLLSLKAALADNFPVVHKLVGDDFFQALSGEYIRKFPPQSPVLAEYGANFPTFLTTFRGAKDHPYLADMARFERGIIRAARARDAIPLDPAGIEGEGFAHLEEMVLHFLPSVELFESPYPILEIWRSNQPDYAGNDRISLDQGGSRLAVYRPHLEVLFLRLEAANFDFIRLLKKPKPLGQAVRDILADYPDFDLQGALALILGARLVEAYSY
- a CDS encoding DoxX family protein, which produces MIHKLDKTIHYGKKTIQMAGCIPESMILLLARLGMGGIFWRSGMTKITLEQDAANFTLDQFLQVITLKWQVSDFTYVLFEGDYDVPVLPPELAAHMALLAELTLPVLLLIGLASRLSALAMLGMTAVIQTFVYPGLWPDHSLWAAALLLLIAKGSGKISVDHLIARKLK
- a CDS encoding iron-sulfur cluster assembly scaffold protein, which gives rise to MIDALYQKSILKQAALAVGHGALENAILHYTLHNPLCGDRITVYLNAEQDIIHDFRHETRACVLCQASASLLGQHLAGEPSARLREVCAILMAGLEENTLDSVSWPAEKWQDFSMFAPVAPHKNRHTCVTLPLQAILKALDSTSLAARKARETTG